One genomic segment of Mytilus trossulus isolate FHL-02 chromosome 4, PNRI_Mtr1.1.1.hap1, whole genome shotgun sequence includes these proteins:
- the LOC134715265 gene encoding hillarin-like, with product MSAIQLKSKRSSKRLLKHVNSKPSLSTLPGVEVGPKEDGLTYPDPAPPVSTKSQINQPEEFLEIEKHVREVSLNAANDYSTLLDYLLNNLESDLAKVRAIFCWIVQQKVPLLLCQKDIPSLDTPVGHLHAIRMRKGTYAQLFAIMCRKAGLPCVVIHGLAKGVNYNVGDKIDTVTMKNSWNAVFVDGNWRFVHPHWSLMTSNGYETGAWTVVDCQEFHSGDRIGSRSYIVSPMIKDSYFLIDPEMFIIKCLPNDVKWQLLDDPISKAAFETNLFLQPHFFKLGLQIIEPESCEVVCNDGKIKIVIQMSEKNKSRLKFSYRLFRKRYPEDEGEYTYPSLDKFVLHYYSKNETIFEVRFPPVAVGTYKMQIFCVDINEHEHNNSGWICDFCLACKSGMEECLPLPLVPEIGWGARGDYLEKHNLIALSETSGKVNIDESLVTLFKFNSDPDSDIYAELSQSTKTKLELSDFVKVTKNKAEVVVKVKPPQEGEYALQIFCKDTGTLMYENVCNYLLERTAAIEDPKMAETRKLLLDAVNSGSPANLQAALKEFESKGLKDKGEYTKAKRKLLLTKLNKEIQEAIATKDLVKLDKTMHNLSETSLKKDLGLIYQDAEELRSRLRKLKRLHHAVLDMDQKTISELRSYPKPPKPIHGVMAATFLLLGHKEGELKKWATIQGLISKKGKEGLKRKITNINISKIKTTNLQKAKLILSKHDLESVQIASSGAATFYQWATTMINEYVPEIVQRKS from the exons ATGTCAGCAATCCAGCTTAAATCTAAAAGAAGTTCAAAAAGGCTACTTAAACATGTGAATTCTAAACCTAGTTTAAGT ACACTGCCCGGTGTTGAGGTTGGTCCTAAGGAGGACGGCCTTACGTATCCCGATCCTGCTCCACCAGTTTCAACCAAATCACAAATAAATCAACCAGAAGAATTCCTAGAGATAGAAAAGCATGTTCGTGAG GTCTCATTGAATGCAGCCAATGATTATTCCACACTATTAGACTATTTACTAAACAATCTTGAAAGCGACTTGGCTAAAGTGAGGGCaattttctgttggattgtaCAACAGAAAGTCCCTCTCCTGTTATGCCAGAAAGATATTCCGTCCCTGGATACTCCTGTCGGACACCTTCACGCCATACGGATGCGCAAAGGAACGTATGCTCAGTTATTCGCTATAATGTGCAG GAAAGCTGGTCTACCTTGTGTAGTAATACACGGTCTTGCGAAAGGTGTAAACTATAATGTTGGAGACAAAATTGATACCGTCACTATGAAGAACTCTTGGAATGCCGTATTTGTGGATGGAAACTGGAGATTCGTTCATCCTCATTGGTCATTAATGACTTCGAATGGATATGAGACGGGGGCTTGGACAGTGGTGGACTGTCAAGAGTTTCATTCAGGCGATAGGATAGGAAGCCGGTCATACATTGTCAGTCCTATGATCAAAGATTCTTATTTCTTAATAGATCCAGAAATGTTTATTATCAAATGTTTGCCAAACGATGTTAAATGGCAGCTACTAGATGATCCTATTTCAAAGGCTGCTTTTGAAACTAATCTGTTTTTACAACCCCATTTTTTCAAACTTGGGTTACAAATCATTGAACCAGAATCTTGTGAAGTTGTGTGTAATgatggaaaaataaaaattgtaatacaaatgtcagaaaaaaataaaagtaggcTGAAGTTTAGTTATAGgctttttagaaaaaggtaccCTGAGGACGAGGGTGAATATACATACCCCTCTCTAGATAAGTTTGTTTTGCATTACTATTCGAAAAATGAAACTATATTTGAAGTGAGATTCCCGCCTGTTGCTGTTGGCACTTACAAAATGCAAATCTTTTGTGTAGACATTAATGAACACGAACATAACAATTCAGGATGGATCTGTGATTTTTGTTTGGCATGTAAAAGTGGCATGGAGGAATGTCTTCCTCTTCCTCTAGTGCCGGAAATAGGATGGGGTGCAAGAGGGGACTATTTAGAAAAACACAATTTGATAGCTTTATCGGAAACATCTGGAAAAGTCAACATCGATGAATCCCTAGTGACATTGTTCAAATTTAATTCTGATCCTGACAGTGATATTTACGCAGAGCTCTCTCAATCAACGAAAACAAAATTAGAGTTATCAGACTTTGTAAAAGTGACAAAGAATAAGGCCGAGGTTGTTGTAAAAGTGAAACCACCACAAGAAGGGGAATATGCACTTCAAATCTTTTGTAAAGATACCGGAACATTGATGTatgaaaatgtttgtaattatcTGTTAGAACGGACTGCAGCTATTGAG gACCCTAAAATGGCAGAAACCCGAAAATTGCTGTTAGATGCAGTAAACAGTGGCTCACCAGCAAATTTGCAAGCAGCTCTTAAAGAATTTGAATCAAAAGGTCTTAAAGACAAAGGAGAATACACAAAGGCCAAGCGAAAACTTCTCTTAACAAAGCTTAATAAAG AGATTCAAGAGGCTATAGCCACCAAGGATTTGGTAAAGCTAGATAAAACTATGCACAACCTAAGTGAAACTTCACTGAAAAAGGATCTTGGATTGATTTATCAAGATGCAGAAGAATTGAGATCGAGGCTGAGAAAGCTAAAAAGATTACACCATGCTGTGTTAGACATGGATCAGAAAACAATATCAGAACTAAGAAGTTATCCTAAGCCACCAAAGCCTATTCATGGTGTAATGGCAGCAACATTTCTTCTTCTGGGTCATAAAGAAGGAGAGCTAAAG aaatgggCCACCATCCAAGGACTCATATCAAAAAAGGGAAAAGAAGGTCTGAAGAGAAAGATaaccaatataaatatttcgaaGATAAAAACGACAAATCTTCAAAAAGCAAAACTTATTCTTTCAAAACATGACTTGGAATCCGTCCAGATAGCCAGTTCTGGTGCTGCAACATTTTATCAGTGG gcTACAACTATGATTAATGAATATGTCCCAGAAATAGTACAAAGAAAATCCTAA